One region of Camelina sativa cultivar DH55 chromosome 6, Cs, whole genome shotgun sequence genomic DNA includes:
- the LOC104790641 gene encoding protein AIR2, which produces MPKHKDEKFVFDDGKDEEERDEDDDEANEDLSLKILEKALSRRDVGNKVDLDLSDSGVVSTVMVNGGTSKVKRDSESSKKKKKVKRNKLEAANEIPIVWKDQDEEEKKVVEDVVKGEGEDDEVERSAEPKDGEPSSNLVLKKLLRGARYFDPPDAGWMSCYSCGEQGHITVNCPTPTKRRKPCFICGSLEHGARQCSKGHDCYICKKSGHRAKDCPNKYKSGSKGALCLRCGDFGHDMILCTYDYSEEDLKDIQCYVCKNFGHLCCVEPGNSPSWAVSCYRCGQLSHTGLACGRHYDESNENDSVSPSCFKCGGEGHLKRDCPNSSSVSFSQRRDSPSVCFNCDRVGHFARECPQSSQRDRDISTPSRKSRKKNEENSERKSTPYESNGKTKKHKKSHKEEQPQTSPRKRKHRGGWTAEEPEEEPFQRGKMSRPKSPITPSGYNLRPSSRHRGNDYRSPRFSSGGHRSGPSPSRWQPHQNHSYEPAPSRHGRAHYNGEYAWSYER; this is translated from the exons aTGCCGAAGCATAAAgatgaaaaatttgtttttgatgacgGCAAAGacgaggaagagagagatgaagacgatgatgaggCTAATGAAGATCTTAGCTTGAAGATATTAGAGAAGGCTTTATCGAGGCGTGATGTTGGGAACAAGGTTGATTTGGATCTCTCTGATTCTGGTGTAGTTAGTACTGTTATGGTTAATGGAGGAACGTCTAAGGTTAAAAGGGACTCTGAGAgtagtaagaagaagaagaaggtgaagagaaATAAGTTAGAAGCTGCTAACGAAATT CCTATTGTTTGGAAAGACCAAgatgaggaggagaagaaggtggTGGAGGATGTAGTAAAAGGTGAAGGTGAAGATGATGAGGTTGAGAGATCTGCTGAACCAAAAGATGGAGAACCATCTAgcaatttggttttgaaaaagCTTCTT CGTGGAGCAAGATACTTTGATCCTCCTGATGCAGGTTGGATGAGTTGTTATAGTTGTGGGGAGCAAGGTCATATAACTGTCAATTGTCCAACTCCTACCAAGCGTAGGAAGCCTTGCTTTATATGTGGGAGTTTGGAACATGGTGCAAGGCAATGTTCAAAG GGACATGATTGTTACATATGCAAAAAAAGTGGACACCGAGCTAAAGATTGTCCGAATAAGTACAAAAGCGGGTCTAAAGGAGCTCTATGTTTAAGATGTGGAGACTTTGGACATGACATGATTTTGTGCACGTATGACTACTCTGAGGAAGATTTGAag GATATACAATGCTATGTCTGTAAAAACTTTGGCCATCTTTGTTGTGTCGAACCTGGTAATTCACCGTCATGGGCTGTATCTTGCTACAGATGTGGTCAACTGAGTCATACTGGACTG GCATGTGGTAGACACTATGATGAAAGCAACGAAAATGATTCTGTCAGTCCATCATGCTTTAAGTGTGGGGGAGAAGGGCATTTGAAGCGCGACTGCCCTAACTCTTCCAGTGTAAGCTTTTCACAGAGAAGAGATTCACCAAGTGTATGCTTCAATTGTGATAGAGTAGGACATTTCGCTCGTGAATGCCCCCAGTCCTCCCAG AGGGACCGTGATATATCTACACCGTCGCGTAAATCTCGcaagaaaaatgaagagaacTCGGAACGCAAATCGACTCCCTATGAATCCAATGGGAAGACTAAGAAGCATAAAAAGTCGCATAAAGAAGAACAGCCTCAGACTTCACCACGGAAACGAAAACACAGAGGCGGTTGGACCGCAGAGGAACCAGAAGAAGAACCTTTCCAAAGAGGAAAGATGAGTAGGCCAAAGTCTCCCATTACACCATCGGGATATAACCTTAGGCCATCCAGTAGACATAGAGGTAATGACTATAGATCTCCAAGATTCAGTTCTGGTGGGCATCGCTCGGGTCCTTCACCATCAAGGTGGCAGCCTCATCAGAATCACAGTTATGAACCTGCACCATCAAGGCATGGCAGAGCTCACTACAATGGAGAGTATGCATGGAGCTATGAACGGTAG